Proteins co-encoded in one Candidatus Marinimicrobia bacterium CG08_land_8_20_14_0_20_45_22 genomic window:
- the mreD gene encoding rod shape-determining protein MreD codes for MLRKLTNIILFSLIAILIQVLFVPWMTIREIRPDFILLVVMFIGRTEGRMVGQTYGFIIGLLVDALGMGSFLGLSALIKTCVGFFSGCMKNQRNRLYPFYYHAVHVAIILFSYVIFYLINYKGTEFSFYFIILRFVLPSTLYTLIFYVLIDYFISSGND; via the coding sequence ATGTTACGAAAACTGACAAATATAATCCTATTTAGCCTAATTGCTATTCTCATTCAAGTTCTTTTTGTACCCTGGATGACAATCCGTGAGATTCGCCCGGATTTCATACTACTCGTCGTAATGTTTATCGGCAGAACCGAGGGGCGGATGGTTGGCCAGACATACGGTTTTATCATCGGCTTGCTCGTCGATGCGCTGGGAATGGGCTCATTTTTGGGGCTTTCGGCGTTGATTAAAACATGTGTTGGATTTTTTTCTGGTTGTATGAAAAACCAGCGTAATAGACTATATCCGTTTTATTATCATGCGGTTCACGTGGCTATTATTCTGTTTTCCTATGTCATTTTCTATCTTATCAACTATAAGGGAACGGAATTCTCCTTTTATTTTATCATTCTTCGATTTGTTTTGCCTTCGACGCTTTATACGCTCATTTTTTATGTTTTGATCGATTATTTTATCTCTTCCGGAAATGACTGA
- the mreC gene encoding rod shape-determining protein MreC — protein sequence MWEKFLNLIVSFYEYILFLFLIGISFVVLLLNENPQVRSLQGDVSNVLSFINLPNIWINDLSNVVEENAKLKEENLQLTLLNVQMKEAWLENQRLRNNLGFMDTTQLVVVPAKVLNLGISPICNSILINIGKMQGVKPDMAVISLKGIVGKTVSVGEKTTLVQIFLDVNFRISVKFQDSRVFGIMQWNPNGYAEVNEVPKTVSIVQGEKVVTSGYSQIYPPNICIGEVVETKSSDNALFQTVTVKPSVNINEIEEVFVILSNSCYEN from the coding sequence ATGTGGGAAAAATTTCTCAATCTCATCGTTTCTTTTTATGAATATATCCTGTTTCTTTTTTTAATTGGGATTTCATTTGTTGTTCTGCTATTAAATGAAAATCCGCAAGTCAGGTCGCTTCAGGGCGATGTGTCAAACGTTCTCTCGTTTATCAATCTTCCAAACATTTGGATCAACGATCTATCAAATGTCGTTGAGGAAAATGCAAAGTTAAAAGAGGAAAATCTCCAACTGACGCTTTTGAATGTTCAAATGAAAGAAGCATGGCTGGAAAATCAACGCTTGCGTAACAATCTCGGATTTATGGATACGACACAGTTGGTCGTTGTTCCCGCCAAAGTGCTGAATCTTGGCATTTCACCTATTTGTAATTCCATTTTGATAAATATCGGAAAAATGCAGGGCGTCAAGCCTGATATGGCAGTAATTTCTCTAAAGGGAATCGTCGGGAAAACGGTTTCAGTTGGGGAAAAGACAACCCTTGTGCAGATTTTTTTAGACGTCAATTTCAGAATTAGTGTCAAGTTTCAGGATTCGCGCGTTTTTGGAATCATGCAATGGAACCCGAATGGTTACGCCGAAGTTAATGAAGTTCCAAAGACCGTGAGCATCGTACAGGGGGAAAAAGTCGTGACATCGGGCTATAGTCAGATTTACCCGCCTAATATTTGCATTGGCGAAGTGGTGGAAACGAAATCATCGGACAACGCACTGTTTCAAACGGTGACAGTCAAACCAAGCGTCAACATCAACGAGATCGAGGAAGTCTTCGTTATTCTATCCAATTCATGTTACGAAAACTGA
- a CDS encoding rod shape-determining protein (functions in MreBCD complex in some organisms), translating to MPFKFFNFLTGDVAIDLGTANTLIYMKGRGVVLNEPSIVARSSHDGEVVAVGNDAKEMLGKTHRDIVTVRPLRDGVIADFEMTDSMIRGFIRKINLSRIARPRMIIAIPSGITEVEKRAVRDSADRANAREIYLIEEPVAAAIGIGIDISKPVGNIVVDIGGGTTEIAVIALNGIVTKQAIRVAGDEMDEAIIQYFKSEHNLLIGERTAETIKCTIGSAMPINDTTISVKGRSLIAGIPKTIEVSSVEIRECLKDTIDLIVQAIKQALEQTPPELSSDILDRGIILTGGGALLKGLDQRIRVETDLPVNVAEEPLLSVVKGAGIVIENIEKFREVLF from the coding sequence ATGCCATTTAAGTTTTTTAATTTTTTAACAGGCGATGTCGCCATTGATCTTGGCACCGCTAATACGCTGATTTACATGAAAGGGCGCGGCGTCGTACTTAACGAGCCATCTATCGTTGCACGGTCGTCGCATGACGGCGAAGTCGTTGCCGTTGGAAATGATGCCAAAGAAATGCTTGGGAAAACCCATCGTGACATTGTCACGGTTCGTCCTCTTCGAGACGGCGTGATTGCGGACTTTGAAATGACTGACAGCATGATTCGTGGTTTTATCCGGAAAATCAATCTAAGCCGCATTGCCCGTCCGCGTATGATCATTGCCATACCGTCCGGAATTACCGAAGTCGAAAAGCGCGCCGTTCGTGACTCCGCCGACCGCGCTAATGCTCGTGAAATCTATTTAATTGAAGAGCCGGTCGCCGCCGCCATTGGAATCGGAATCGACATTTCCAAACCGGTCGGAAACATTGTTGTCGATATTGGAGGAGGCACAACGGAAATCGCAGTAATCGCACTGAATGGTATTGTCACCAAACAAGCGATTCGAGTTGCCGGTGACGAGATGGACGAGGCAATTATTCAATATTTCAAGAGCGAACACAATCTGCTGATTGGTGAGCGCACCGCGGAAACGATCAAATGTACGATCGGTTCAGCAATGCCGATAAATGATACAACGATTAGTGTCAAAGGTCGAAGTCTTATCGCAGGAATTCCGAAAACGATCGAAGTTTCATCTGTCGAAATTCGGGAATGTTTGAAAGATACGATCGATCTGATCGTCCAAGCCATTAAGCAAGCGCTGGAACAAACGCCGCCGGAACTCTCCTCCGATATTCTCGACAGAGGAATTATTCTAACGGGCGGCGGAGCATTGCTCAAGGGCTTAGACCAACGAATCCGCGTCGAAACTGACCTGCCCGTAAATGTCGCCGAGGAACCGTTGTTATCTGTTGTCAAGGGAGCTGGAATCGTTATTGAGAATATTGAGAAATTCAGAGAAGTTTTGTTTTAA
- the purH gene encoding bifunctional phosphoribosylaminoimidazolecarboxamide formyltransferase/inosine monophosphate cyclohydrolase (involved in de novo purine biosynthesis), whose amino-acid sequence MNEFKIHRAIISVWDKTGILPLSQLLESRGIEIFSTGGTFTKLKEAGIRVTKIEELTHFPEILGGRVKTLHPAVFAGILADVRDPSHVADLESASVQPFQMVVVNLYPFSETYHSVEKTPDQIVEMIDVGGPSMIRAASKNYHNVVVLSRPNQYDEFRERLEKNEITTEYRRSLAAEVFAGTARYDAEIADFFQGEKPSSAPSRLMLDFAKLRSLRYGENPDQAAAIYAPTGNPNWEAFHQLQGKEISYNNYIDCMAVYRIISDFDVSTPACAIVKHTNPCGFGLGHTLSDAYKRAVQTDPVSYFGGIVGVNQSIDENLAEELVKTFLECIVAPSYSKKALGVLSKKKNLRLLVPIQADLQCEWEFRNFGRGLVTQAIQIADENEAAWRVVTETKPPTQTMASIRLGWKLVRHVKSNAIVLCDESGTVGIGAGQMSRIESLKISIGKAEEAGLSATGSTLASDAFFPFRDSADLASRYGIAGIIQPGGSIHDQEVIDACNEHGMFMIFTGKRVFKH is encoded by the coding sequence ATGAACGAATTTAAAATCCATCGGGCGATTATTAGTGTTTGGGACAAGACTGGAATCCTCCCACTTTCCCAGTTACTAGAATCCCGTGGGATAGAAATATTTTCGACTGGCGGCACCTTTACCAAGCTAAAAGAAGCTGGAATTCGTGTCACGAAAATTGAAGAATTGACGCATTTTCCGGAAATACTTGGCGGTAGAGTAAAAACCCTTCATCCAGCGGTATTTGCTGGTATTCTGGCTGATGTACGCGACCCGTCGCATGTCGCCGATCTTGAATCGGCATCCGTTCAACCATTTCAAATGGTCGTTGTCAATCTCTATCCTTTTTCGGAAACTTATCACTCCGTGGAGAAAACTCCTGATCAAATCGTCGAGATGATCGATGTCGGAGGTCCGAGTATGATTCGCGCCGCTTCGAAGAATTATCATAATGTCGTCGTCCTTTCCCGTCCGAATCAATATGATGAATTTCGCGAGCGGTTGGAAAAGAATGAAATTACGACGGAGTATCGCCGATCACTCGCCGCAGAAGTATTTGCTGGAACCGCTCGGTATGATGCGGAAATCGCTGATTTTTTTCAGGGGGAAAAGCCTTCGTCTGCGCCTTCGCGTTTGATGCTGGATTTTGCAAAGTTGCGTTCGCTACGCTATGGCGAGAATCCGGATCAGGCGGCGGCGATCTATGCGCCAACCGGCAATCCGAACTGGGAAGCCTTTCATCAACTTCAGGGAAAGGAAATCTCGTATAACAACTACATCGATTGTATGGCGGTCTATCGTATCATTTCGGATTTTGATGTTTCAACGCCCGCTTGTGCCATCGTCAAACATACGAATCCATGCGGTTTTGGATTAGGTCATACGCTTTCGGACGCTTACAAACGCGCCGTTCAGACTGATCCGGTCAGCTATTTTGGGGGAATCGTCGGCGTCAACCAGTCGATCGATGAGAATCTCGCTGAAGAATTGGTAAAAACATTTTTAGAATGTATTGTCGCACCGTCATATTCTAAAAAGGCGCTTGGAGTTTTAAGTAAAAAGAAGAATTTACGATTATTGGTCCCGATTCAAGCCGATTTGCAATGTGAATGGGAGTTTCGGAATTTTGGTCGTGGACTTGTCACGCAGGCGATTCAGATCGCCGATGAAAATGAAGCCGCATGGCGAGTCGTCACCGAGACCAAACCGCCGACACAGACCATGGCGTCGATCCGCCTTGGCTGGAAACTCGTCCGGCATGTGAAATCGAATGCAATCGTTCTTTGCGACGAGTCGGGAACGGTCGGCATCGGTGCTGGACAAATGTCGCGGATTGAATCATTAAAAATTTCTATCGGCAAAGCTGAAGAAGCGGGGCTTTCCGCTACCGGTTCTACGCTGGCTTCGGATGCTTTTTTTCCGTTTCGGGATTCAGCCGACCTGGCGTCACGATATGGAATTGCTGGAATCATTCAGCCCGGAGGAAGTATTCACGATCAGGAAGTCATTGATGCTTGCAACGAACACGGGATGTTTATGATTTTTACGGGGAAACGAGTTTTTAAACATTAA
- a CDS encoding phosphoribosylglycinamide formyltransferase produces the protein MRKKTVILKRLAIFASGRGSNFSSILEHIRSGYIPAKVVCVISDNPQPQVFSIASSAGIPAHWINRKQFSDGSEYADFLLSVLTRYETDLVVLSGFLKLVPAPVVNRYKNAMINIHPALLPNFGGPGYFGMKVHESVLASGVKTTGVTIHFVDEHYDTGSIIWQEKVDVRSDDTLESLAQRVLAVEHRVYPMVIKAFCEGRIKHLNGRIEIENERI, from the coding sequence CTGAGGAAGAAAACAGTCATTTTGAAACGGTTAGCAATTTTTGCTTCGGGGCGTGGATCGAATTTTTCATCAATCTTGGAACACATACGAAGCGGGTACATTCCTGCGAAAGTGGTCTGCGTGATCAGTGACAATCCTCAGCCGCAGGTTTTTTCCATTGCTTCTTCCGCTGGCATTCCAGCACATTGGATCAATCGGAAACAATTTTCCGACGGAAGCGAATACGCCGATTTTTTACTTTCTGTGTTAACAAGGTATGAAACGGATTTGGTCGTTTTATCTGGTTTTCTAAAACTCGTGCCGGCGCCGGTCGTCAATCGTTATAAAAACGCGATGATCAATATTCATCCGGCTCTTTTGCCGAATTTTGGCGGACCAGGTTATTTTGGAATGAAAGTCCATGAATCCGTTCTGGCTTCTGGTGTTAAGACCACCGGTGTGACGATTCATTTTGTAGACGAACACTATGACACAGGCTCGATTATTTGGCAAGAGAAAGTTGATGTTCGTTCTGACGATACATTGGAATCTTTGGCTCAACGCGTGCTGGCGGTCGAACATCGGGTTTATCCAATGGTAATTAAGGCTTTTTGTGAAGGGCGAATCAAACATTTAAACGGAAGGATCGAAATCGAGAATGAACGAATTTAA
- a CDS encoding deoxynucleoside kinase gives MEDKKYFIGIAGNIGVGKTTMTDIIAKRFGWRAYYESVIDNPYLEDFYENMKRWSFNLQVYFLSHRFRTHKEMTDAPGSAIQDRTIYEDVEIFARNLYEMGNMSQRDWDNYRSLFDIMTSYLKKPDLILYLRATVDTLITRIKRRSRDFEREISPEYIYMLNLSYERWIREESKRNRILIVETDNFNIFEDEEKLEELLRKVREICPSVLKK, from the coding sequence TTGGAAGATAAGAAATATTTCATTGGCATTGCCGGTAACATCGGCGTTGGGAAAACGACGATGACGGATATCATTGCCAAGCGATTCGGCTGGCGCGCCTATTATGAATCCGTCATTGATAATCCATATCTCGAAGATTTTTACGAGAACATGAAGCGGTGGAGTTTCAATCTTCAAGTTTATTTTCTTTCTCATCGTTTTCGGACGCATAAAGAGATGACCGATGCGCCGGGTTCTGCCATTCAAGATCGGACGATTTATGAAGATGTCGAAATTTTCGCCCGCAATCTTTACGAAATGGGAAATATGAGTCAACGCGATTGGGATAATTACCGCTCGCTTTTCGACATCATGACTTCCTATTTGAAGAAGCCCGACTTGATTCTGTATCTTCGCGCGACTGTCGATACGCTTATCACGCGAATTAAAAGACGCAGTCGTGATTTTGAACGTGAAATTTCTCCGGAATATATTTACATGTTAAATCTCTCTTATGAACGGTGGATTCGTGAAGAATCGAAGCGCAACCGGATTTTGATTGTCGAGACAGATAATTTTAACATTTTCGAAGATGAAGAGAAACTGGAAGAGTTATTGCGGAAAGTCCGTGAAATCTGTCCATCTGTGCTAAAAAAATAA
- a CDS encoding glucose-1-phosphate thymidylyltransferase translates to MKALITAGGHGTRLRPITHTQNKHLIPIANKPILNYALEYIRKAGITDVGIITNKEGSEVEDVYKDGSQMGLHITYIPQERPSGLADCVRIAQPFLENEPFVFYLGDNIIVGGIARFIDEFRESGANCHLVLARVKDPERFGVPELKDGQIVSIEEKPSKPKSDFAVTGIYIYDSNIFEAVNAISPSARGELEISDAHQYLLEKGFKVTYSEITGWWKDTGKPADLLEANRLVLDSFETRIEGMVDAHSNLAGRVVIEPGAEIHNSNVRGPAIIGAGSKIINSYVGPYTSIDKNCQIENSEIEFSIVSCGCLIRNQKIRIEASLLGKDVQIVDADSKPFTNRFIVGDQSQIEIR, encoded by the coding sequence ATGAAAGCGCTCATCACGGCAGGCGGACATGGCACGAGACTGCGTCCGATTACTCATACGCAAAACAAGCACCTAATTCCGATTGCCAATAAACCCATTTTGAATTATGCTCTTGAGTATATCCGTAAGGCGGGCATCACGGATGTTGGTATCATCACGAACAAAGAAGGTTCGGAGGTCGAAGACGTTTATAAAGATGGAAGTCAGATGGGGCTTCATATCACGTACATTCCGCAAGAACGTCCTTCGGGACTTGCGGATTGCGTCCGCATTGCTCAACCATTTCTCGAAAATGAACCTTTCGTGTTTTATCTTGGCGATAACATTATTGTCGGTGGAATTGCCCGGTTTATTGATGAGTTCAGGGAATCGGGCGCCAATTGTCATTTAGTATTGGCGCGCGTGAAAGACCCGGAACGTTTCGGCGTACCCGAACTGAAAGACGGGCAAATTGTCAGCATCGAAGAAAAACCTAGTAAACCGAAGAGCGATTTTGCCGTTACCGGAATATACATTTATGATTCAAACATTTTCGAAGCCGTCAATGCGATTTCTCCCAGCGCACGCGGTGAATTGGAAATCTCGGATGCGCATCAATATTTATTAGAAAAAGGATTCAAAGTGACCTATTCGGAGATCACGGGTTGGTGGAAAGACACCGGCAAACCGGCAGATTTGTTGGAAGCGAATCGTCTGGTGTTGGATAGTTTTGAGACACGTATTGAAGGAATGGTCGATGCACATAGCAATCTTGCTGGACGCGTTGTGATCGAACCGGGCGCCGAGATTCACAACAGTAATGTCCGGGGACCGGCAATCATCGGAGCCGGATCGAAGATCATCAACTCGTATGTCGGCCCGTACACTTCGATCGATAAAAATTGTCAGATCGAGAATTCCGAGATCGAGTTCAGTATCGTTTCATGTGGCTGTTTGATCCGGAATCAGAAAATTCGGATTGAAGCGAGCCTGCTCGGGAAAGACGTTCAGATCGTTGACGCGGATTCTAAACCGTTCACCAATCGGTTTATCGTCGGCGACCAGAGTCAGATAGAGATTCGGTGA